One window of Perca flavescens isolate YP-PL-M2 chromosome 15, PFLA_1.0, whole genome shotgun sequence genomic DNA carries:
- the LOC114570047 gene encoding trichohyalin-like, which translates to MSYLNKDSKVPMHDQKEEGYDMRLHRDDRKHYKGRGLHIYEEEQSRAVPMRSSSVYGRRPLPVISQTGWQYPPVPEDYSQYIPRRHNTNLDKQQTVIASPDESSCILPRADWERIQSLLNQPKAKMYTRQETVDSNAFHQVSKAENKIVKARIGELQAAAKLERQTKEEYLKKLAAEEVELKKKEKQEAIEEANTKRLYQNGSVRKFNNGILKTQLQTENEILIEIKKEKQRLAQEQERQYVVEIWRRVEEALIQEQKKASQKQLNIQSVANHCIEQINVKQQLREDERQQEKEERDRLRALAALHAQELRHEEEKMVDSHKSSLQFRQREISSKILDREKEAQKLITEEVKRQHAQFDMEEKLQQRKIHQAEKLKKLQVPKEIVTEKLAVSKKKQAATSTHEESKISKAMAEQDAKVAKQQKDKEKNRAAMLKSINAQRERKVQEKEQNKKEEQQSKMDWFQAHKVSDRLFLEQKKQKAKRNNDNKINCRDTNATMTAEKHARLEHLKRHDHDAAQKQAEQICEKEKQLQQYVKKAADKDVQQLLAASTGRRGVISERGEPVYYSITSDEPLPRFATDQTRFVKRYQEHNSLQLNMDMKPVHLPPIARAAQVKSNNALAAKEVTVRLCSTAGAGVSHAREALPRLSTAKQRLTRDELQLTYKEDSMVDQQTRLPPISTKETPAEKHCLPRGEKGLQYRFETGESLPRYATAQTRYIKQRQEHNNLLSGWP; encoded by the coding sequence ATGTCATACTTAAACAAAGACTCAAAAGTCCCCATGCATGACCAGAAGGAGGAGGGTTATGATATGAGACTGCACCGAGATGACAGAAAACACTACAAAGGACGAGGACTGCACATATACGAAGAGGAACAATCCAGAGCTGTTCCAATGCGCTCCTCTTCAGTATACGGACGTCGTCCCCTTCCCGTTATCTCCCAAACAGGCTGGCAGTACCCACCTGTGCCAGAAGACTACAGTCAATATATCCCAAGGCGACACAATACCAACTTAGATAAACAACAAACTGTAATAGCTTCACCAGATGAATCCAGTTGCATTCTGCCCAGGGCGGATTGGGAAAGAATCCAGTCTTTATTAAACCAGCCCAAGGCCAAAATGTACACCAGGCAAGAAACGGTAGACAGCAATGCTTTCCATCAGGTTTCCAAAGCAGAGAACAAAATCGTGAAAGCCAGAATAGGAGAGCTACAAGCAGCAGCAAAACTTGAGAGGCAGACAAAGGAGGAATATTTGAAAAAGCTTGCTGCAGAGGAGGTGGAattaaagaaaaaggaaaagcagGAAGCTATCGAAGAAGCCAATACTAAGAGGCTTTACCAGAATGGCTCTGTCAGAAAATTTAACAATGGAATCTTAAAGACACAGTTGCAGACAGAGAATGAGATactcatagaaataaaaaaagaaaaacaaagacttGCTCAAGAACAAGAAAGACAGTATGTTGTGGAGATTTGGCGTAGAGTGGAAGAAGCTCTGATACAAGAGCAAAAGAAAGCTTCCCAGAAACAGCTTAACATCCAGTCTGTGGCAAACCATTGCATTGAGCAAATCAACGTAAAGCAACAGCTAAGAGAGGATGAGAGACAGCAggagaaggaagagagagatagactcCGGGCCCTTGCTGCTTTGCATGCACAGGAGCTAAGACATGAGGAAGAGAAAATGGTGGATTCACATAAAAGCAGTTTGCAATTTCGACAAAGGGAAATCTCCAGTAAAATCCTTGACAGAGAAAAGGAGGCACAGAAACTGATTACGGAGGAGGTCAAAAGACAACATGCTCAGTTTGACATGGAAGAAAAGCTGCAGCAAAGAAAAATTCACCAGGCTGAAAAGCTCAAAAAGCTTCAGGTACCAAAAGAAATTGTGACAGAAAAATTGGCAGTCAGTAAAAAGAAGCAGGCTGCCACATCGACTCATGAGGAGTCGAAAATATCCAAGGCGATGGCTGAGCAAGATGCTAAAGTGGCAAAGCAGCAAAAGGACAAGGAGAAGAATAGGGCTGCTATGCTCAAGTCAATAAATgctcagagagaaagaaaggtaCAGGAGAAAGAGCAGAACAAGAAAGAAGAGCAACAGAGCAAGATGGACTGGTTTCAGGCCCACAAAGTGTCTGACAGGTTGTTTCtagaacagaaaaaacaaaaggctaagaggaacaatgacaataaaatcaATTGTCGAGACACCAATGCCACCATGACGGCTGAAAAACACGCCCGTCTTGAACACCTGAAAAGACATGATCATGATGCTGCACAAAAGCAAGCAGAACAAATTTGTGAGAAGGAGAAACAACTCCagcagtatgtcaaaaaggctGCAGACAAAGATGTTCAGCAACTTTTAGCTGCAAGCACAGGAAGGCGTGGTGTTATTTCTGAGAGGGGGGAGCCCGTCTACTATAGCATAACAAGTGATGAACCATTGCCCAGATTTGCCACTGACCAGACGCGTTTTGTGAAACGGTATCAGGAACACAACAGCCTGCAGCTCAACATGGATATGAAGCCTGTACATTTGCCACCTATTGCCAGAGCAGCCCAGGTAAAGTCCAACAACGCTTTAGCAGCAAAGGAAGTTACAGTACGCCTTTGTTCTACAGCTGGTGCTGGGGTGTCCCACGCACGTGAAGCATTACCCAGATTGAGCACTGCTAAACAGCGCTTGACACGTGACGAGCTGCAGCTAACTTACAAAGAGGACAGTATGGTTGACCAGCAGACCCGCTTACCACCTATTTCTACAAAAGAAACACCTGCAGAGAAACACTGTCTCCCTAGGGGTGAGAAGGGGTTGCAATACCGTTTTGAGACGGGTGAATCATTGCCCAGATATGCCACCGCGCAAACTAGGTACATTAAACAACGCCAGGAGCACAATAATCTACTGTCCGGGTGGCCTTAA